Proteins encoded by one window of Rubrobacter indicoceani:
- a CDS encoding glucosaminidase domain-containing protein has product MENVRTGLVYEGGLALAVTTSAVLLAVACLLSVGVLAPDAEARSKVTSVRGADSILGEPRYTEAQVTRYAKSKGATVYMLRAIPHYYDLAPKVGIAPDVLVAQSMVETGYGRYGGDAKPWNMAGIKKGGSVGDEPRDFERPKNAYQGVRMHVNHMAAYTNRKTVGKPHDRYYDAKSAQGSRGYWVRRVSQLGGGIWAVDPEYSGKIQRILDEMSRA; this is encoded by the coding sequence ATGGAGAACGTGAGAACAGGGCTTGTGTACGAGGGTGGGCTTGCGCTTGCCGTAACGACCTCCGCCGTTCTGCTCGCGGTGGCGTGCCTGCTTTCGGTCGGGGTGCTCGCACCCGACGCCGAAGCCCGTTCTAAGGTGACCTCGGTTCGCGGCGCGGATTCCATCCTCGGAGAACCCCGCTACACCGAGGCGCAGGTAACGCGCTACGCGAAGTCGAAGGGCGCGACGGTCTACATGCTCCGGGCGATACCTCACTACTACGACCTCGCCCCGAAGGTCGGCATCGCACCGGACGTTCTTGTTGCGCAGTCGATGGTCGAGACGGGCTACGGCAGGTACGGCGGAGACGCGAAGCCGTGGAACATGGCCGGGATCAAGAAAGGCGGCAGCGTCGGGGACGAACCCCGCGACTTCGAGCGACCGAAGAACGCCTATCAGGGCGTCAGGATGCACGTCAACCACATGGCCGCCTACACGAACCGTAAGACCGTCGGCAAACCCCACGACCGCTACTACGACGCGAAATCCGCGCAGGGGAGTCGGGGGTACTGGGTCCGCCGCGTCAGCCAGCTCGGCGGCGGCATCTGGGCCGTTGACCCCGAGTACTCCGGGAAGATCCAGCGCATCCTCGACGAGATGTCGCGGGCGTAG
- a CDS encoding sulfotransferase, with protein sequence MRARIVGGRCLDLGGDHRDATLLLGSARSGTSWLSGEMASRSGLRYVFEPFNPERNPELERLARRHTKRPYLRPEGSYPAYMSPVADILAGRSASRWSGRYNRCILARKRLVKEVRANLMLGWMLRVFPGMKCVFLLRHPCAVAESRLRLGWHDGLNDFLAQGDVLCRDHPKLRPLLEDPPHDPFERGVAAWCVENYVPLFQAAPLTSPDLRLVRYESLLLGDERELAGIPAARSGGFALTPRRAGALPDPEELAFGWRDRVSLRRFDFARRTLGALGLDGLYKEDGTPGPDPVGGPSEAP encoded by the coding sequence GTGCGCGCCCGGATCGTCGGGGGACGCTGCCTCGACCTCGGCGGGGATCACCGCGACGCTACGCTTCTGCTCGGCAGCGCAAGAAGCGGCACGAGCTGGCTCTCTGGGGAGATGGCCTCTCGCTCCGGGCTTCGATACGTCTTTGAACCCTTCAACCCCGAGCGTAACCCCGAGCTCGAACGGCTCGCCCGCCGTCACACAAAGAGACCCTATCTCCGTCCTGAAGGCTCGTATCCGGCCTACATGTCGCCCGTCGCGGATATCCTTGCCGGGCGTTCCGCGAGCCGGTGGTCGGGGCGCTACAATCGTTGCATCCTGGCCCGTAAGCGGCTCGTAAAAGAGGTTCGGGCGAACCTGATGCTCGGGTGGATGCTGCGCGTGTTCCCGGGGATGAAGTGCGTGTTCCTGCTGCGACACCCCTGCGCCGTAGCGGAGTCGAGGCTGCGCCTCGGGTGGCACGACGGCCTGAACGATTTCCTTGCGCAGGGGGATGTTCTCTGCCGGGATCACCCGAAGCTCCGGCCCCTGCTGGAAGATCCACCGCACGACCCGTTCGAGCGCGGTGTCGCAGCCTGGTGCGTCGAGAACTATGTGCCGCTCTTCCAGGCCGCGCCCCTGACCAGCCCGGACCTCCGGCTCGTCAGATACGAGAGCCTCCTGCTGGGTGACGAACGGGAGCTCGCCGGGATCCCGGCGGCTCGAAGTGGCGGGTTCGCCCTTACGCCCCGCCGGGCAGGGGCTCTGCCCGACCCGGAAGAGCTCGCCTTCGGCTGGCGCGACCGCGTCTCGCTGCGACGGTTCGACTTCGCCCGGAGGACGCTCGGCGCTCTCGGCCTCGACGGCCTCTATAAAGAAGACGGAACCCCGGGGCCGGACCCGGTCGGCGGGCCTTCGGAGGCGCCATGA
- a CDS encoding sulfatase, with translation MPGSNGLTRRDFLKFAGAGAAMIGGAVSCGPSSSYLPSGGSRMNVVVVLLDSLRKDHVGAYGNSWIQTPNLDALASESLVFNRSYPESIPTIPARRAIHTGKRTWPFRNWIPQKGETFFPAGWQRIPEEETTIAELLVEEGFQTALITDTQHEFKASMNFQRGFDVFDFIRGQERDKWQAASSADEDLVRRMTVAGNDQSMVDKVRQYIANTAHRKGEEDYFAPLVFNRSMDYLDKARNSQPFFLVIDSFDPHEPWDPPKKYIDLYDDPDYNGREPVAPNYGPSGYLTEREIERMRALYAGEVTMTDKWFGNFMNRMDDLGLMENTLLIVTSDHGVSLAEHGYTGKVAEAMWPELTDVPLFIRHPEGRGAGQTSDFYASLQDFAPTILSQMDLEVHEQMEGQDLSPLFDGNAPNEERPHFTLGYNDHSWTRDDDYVLVCRSDGDSPRLYDINEDPNMDTNIASENPDIVKRMFDEYILKDAGGEPLPIY, from the coding sequence TTGCCCGGTTCTAACGGTCTGACCCGGCGGGACTTCCTGAAGTTCGCCGGGGCCGGAGCGGCGATGATAGGCGGGGCCGTCTCGTGCGGGCCGAGCAGCAGTTACCTACCGAGTGGAGGATCGCGGATGAACGTAGTCGTGGTGTTGCTCGACAGCCTCCGCAAGGACCACGTCGGGGCGTACGGCAACAGCTGGATACAGACCCCGAACCTGGACGCGCTCGCTTCCGAGAGCCTTGTGTTCAACCGCTCCTACCCGGAATCCATCCCGACCATCCCCGCCCGGCGGGCCATCCACACCGGAAAACGGACCTGGCCCTTCAGAAACTGGATCCCCCAGAAAGGCGAGACGTTCTTTCCGGCGGGCTGGCAGCGCATCCCTGAAGAGGAGACGACCATCGCCGAGCTCCTCGTCGAGGAGGGATTCCAGACCGCGCTTATAACCGACACCCAGCATGAGTTCAAAGCCTCCATGAACTTCCAGCGCGGCTTCGACGTCTTTGACTTTATCCGGGGACAGGAGCGCGACAAGTGGCAGGCCGCAAGCTCCGCCGACGAAGACCTTGTACGGCGCATGACCGTCGCCGGAAACGACCAGAGCATGGTGGATAAGGTGCGCCAGTACATCGCCAACACCGCTCACCGCAAGGGCGAGGAGGACTACTTCGCCCCCTTGGTCTTCAATCGCTCGATGGACTACCTGGACAAGGCCCGGAACAGCCAGCCGTTTTTCCTTGTTATAGACTCCTTTGACCCGCACGAGCCCTGGGACCCCCCGAAGAAATACATAGACCTCTACGACGACCCCGACTACAACGGCCGCGAACCCGTAGCCCCGAACTACGGCCCGTCCGGTTACCTCACGGAGCGCGAGATAGAGCGCATGCGCGCCCTCTACGCCGGGGAGGTGACCATGACCGACAAGTGGTTCGGCAACTTCATGAACCGCATGGACGATCTCGGGTTGATGGAGAACACGCTTCTGATCGTCACCTCCGACCACGGCGTCTCCCTCGCCGAACACGGCTACACCGGAAAGGTCGCCGAGGCGATGTGGCCGGAGCTGACCGACGTACCGCTCTTTATCCGGCACCCCGAAGGCCGGGGCGCGGGCCAGACAAGCGACTTCTACGCATCCCTGCAGGACTTCGCCCCGACGATACTCTCGCAGATGGATCTCGAAGTCCACGAGCAGATGGAAGGGCAGGACCTCAGCCCGCTTTTTGATGGAAACGCCCCGAACGAGGAACGCCCGCACTTCACCCTCGGCTACAACGACCACTCCTGGACCAGAGACGACGATTACGTTCTTGTGTGTCGCTCCGACGGCGACTCACCGCGCCTCTACGACATCAACGAAGACCCGAACATGGACACGAACATCGCCTCCGAAAACCCCGATATAGTTAAGCGCATGTTCGACGAATACATCCTTAAAGACGCCGGGGGCGAGCCGCTCCCGATCTACTAG
- a CDS encoding peptidase C39 family protein, with protein sequence MQGGGKARCFKASRRTLAVFAALAASSATLLLPTGKTGRAQTAGDQYTDFDRHSAFSELSLGVESGVAVGRSASGGEVRLSGGRTRGTLTSKGYPVGLGFDTLVPSWNARTPGGTWLTVEVRVRDRGTGWSRWFSLGNWASDDEAIKRGSVNGQSTDRWAVSTDTLKSRGRVFADAYQYRITLNSKKAGRSPVVRAVSFVVSDSYRHGESVAPASDRGAWGENLTVPERSQMIYPGGGEVWCSPTSLSMVMAYWSGRRDVASWNKPVPTVASATYDNTYRGNGNWPFNVAYASSLGLDGDVSRFGSLAQAEKWIEAEVPVVASIAWGRGQLDGAAIPSSAGHLLVIRGFTETGDVVVNDPAASSDAGVRRTYDREQFRAAWMRGSGGIVYLVRPAGWKRPATGYSAGSW encoded by the coding sequence GTGCAGGGGGGCGGGAAAGCTCGATGTTTCAAGGCAAGCCGGAGAACGCTGGCCGTGTTCGCCGCGCTTGCAGCCTCCTCCGCCACGCTTCTGCTCCCCACCGGGAAGACCGGACGGGCCCAGACCGCCGGGGACCAGTACACGGACTTCGACCGGCACTCAGCCTTCTCCGAGCTCTCTTTGGGGGTAGAGAGCGGGGTTGCAGTCGGTCGGTCGGCCTCCGGAGGCGAGGTCCGGCTCTCGGGCGGCAGGACGCGCGGGACGCTGACTTCAAAGGGATATCCGGTCGGATTGGGCTTCGACACGCTCGTACCGTCGTGGAACGCTCGGACGCCGGGCGGGACGTGGCTTACGGTGGAGGTGCGGGTTCGGGATCGGGGGACGGGCTGGAGCCGCTGGTTCTCGCTGGGAAACTGGGCCTCGGACGACGAGGCCATAAAGCGTGGCAGCGTAAACGGTCAGAGCACCGATCGCTGGGCGGTCTCGACGGACACGCTCAAAAGCCGGGGACGCGTCTTCGCCGACGCCTACCAGTACCGCATAACCCTGAACTCGAAAAAGGCCGGGAGATCGCCCGTCGTGCGGGCCGTCTCTTTTGTCGTCTCGGACTCTTACCGGCACGGCGAGTCCGTCGCTCCGGCTTCGGACCGGGGGGCGTGGGGAGAGAACCTCACCGTGCCGGAGCGGTCGCAGATGATCTACCCCGGAGGCGGGGAGGTCTGGTGCAGCCCGACCTCGCTCTCGATGGTGATGGCCTACTGGTCTGGCAGGCGCGATGTCGCCTCCTGGAACAAACCCGTCCCGACGGTGGCCTCCGCAACCTACGACAATACTTACAGAGGCAACGGTAACTGGCCGTTCAACGTGGCATACGCCTCGTCCCTGGGGCTGGACGGCGACGTGAGCCGCTTCGGTTCCCTGGCCCAGGCCGAAAAGTGGATAGAGGCCGAGGTCCCGGTCGTGGCGAGCATCGCCTGGGGTCGCGGACAGCTCGACGGCGCGGCGATTCCGTCTTCGGCGGGGCATCTCCTTGTTATCCGGGGCTTCACAGAGACCGGGGACGTGGTGGTGAACGACCCGGCGGCCTCGTCGGACGCCGGCGTCCGGCGCACCTACGACCGCGAGCAGTTTCGCGCGGCCTGGATGCGCGGCTCCGGCGGCATCGTATACCTCGTGCGTCCGGCGGGCTGGAAGCGGCCCGCCACAGGATACTCCGCCGGTAGCTGGTAA
- a CDS encoding CpsD/CapB family tyrosine-protein kinase: MERRISRSPETELLLGKDSPVKNYYEDLAINLIALGEIGTVVVTSPETGAGCTSVCLGLAGAFVGLERRVAVVDCNLREPKLHAVLGEPNFVGLTSGLSGERPLSDYGREVAPGLLVVTTGPVSPSSVTVARRRVFVEAVKGLERDRDIVILDAPVVAETVATPGLARGFGGILLVVHAQKTSKKAAREAANTLHHAGAEVLGVVLNGCP, from the coding sequence GTGGAGCGCAGGATCTCCAGAAGCCCCGAGACTGAGTTGTTGCTGGGCAAGGACTCGCCGGTGAAAAACTACTATGAAGACCTTGCGATCAACCTCATAGCCCTCGGGGAGATAGGAACGGTTGTTGTAACCAGCCCGGAGACCGGGGCGGGGTGCACCAGCGTCTGTCTCGGTCTTGCCGGAGCTTTCGTCGGGCTGGAGCGTCGCGTCGCGGTCGTGGACTGCAACCTCCGGGAACCGAAGCTCCACGCCGTGCTGGGCGAGCCGAACTTCGTGGGTCTGACGAGCGGTCTCTCCGGCGAAAGGCCGCTATCGGACTACGGGCGCGAGGTTGCGCCGGGGCTGCTCGTCGTTACCACCGGACCGGTCTCCCCGAGCTCCGTAACCGTTGCAAGAAGACGGGTCTTCGTCGAAGCGGTGAAGGGTCTGGAAAGGGACCGGGACATCGTTATACTTGACGCCCCGGTTGTTGCGGAAACCGTAGCTACGCCGGGGCTGGCCCGGGGCTTCGGCGGGATACTGCTCGTCGTACACGCGCAGAAGACCTCCAAGAAAGCCGCCCGGGAGGCCGCAAATACGCTCCATCACGCCGGGGCGGAGGTTCTGGGGGTGGTTTTGAACGGCTGCCCGTAA
- a CDS encoding WecB/TagA/CpsF family glycosyltransferase yields MARTRPQPQGRNLTESVEVLGVGIDPVRAGELGERILSLVRTDRSAAGPALVLNVNAHGLNLARREKGLKKLLDSADVVFADGFGVLLAARMVGGYLPERITYADWAWDLAHLAESEGLSVFLLGGRPGVARRAAGNLLEAHPELRVSGTHHGYFDRRTDGLENRRVIEAIEAAAPDLLLVGLGMPVQEEWLLENRRELGAKVAFNCGAAFDYLSGELVRGPRFLTDNGFEWLARLLVEPGRLWRRYLLGNPVFLARAVRQAVISRARAGRNPA; encoded by the coding sequence TTGGCGAGAACTCGCCCACAGCCGCAAGGCAGGAACCTGACGGAGAGCGTCGAGGTACTCGGGGTCGGGATCGACCCGGTTCGGGCCGGAGAACTCGGCGAGCGCATCCTGAGCCTCGTTCGCACCGACCGGAGCGCGGCCGGGCCGGCGCTTGTGTTGAACGTCAACGCGCACGGCCTGAACCTCGCGCGCCGGGAGAAAGGCCTCAAAAAACTTCTCGACTCCGCCGACGTCGTCTTCGCCGACGGCTTCGGTGTTCTGCTGGCGGCGAGGATGGTCGGAGGCTATCTCCCGGAGAGGATCACCTACGCCGACTGGGCCTGGGACCTTGCGCACCTTGCCGAGAGCGAAGGACTCTCGGTCTTCCTGCTCGGCGGTCGCCCCGGCGTCGCCCGGAGGGCCGCCGGGAACTTGCTCGAGGCCCACCCGGAGCTGCGCGTCTCCGGTACGCACCACGGCTACTTCGACCGCCGGACCGACGGCCTGGAGAACCGGCGGGTGATAGAGGCGATAGAGGCGGCCGCGCCCGATCTTCTGCTCGTCGGCCTGGGGATGCCGGTTCAGGAAGAGTGGCTTCTTGAAAACCGCAGAGAGCTCGGCGCGAAGGTCGCCTTTAACTGCGGGGCCGCCTTCGACTACCTCTCCGGAGAACTCGTGCGCGGCCCGAGGTTCCTGACCGACAATGGCTTTGAGTGGCTCGCGCGCCTGCTCGTCGAACCGGGTCGGCTCTGGCGGAGGTATCTTCTCGGAAACCCCGTTTTCCTTGCCCGCGCGGTAAGACAGGCCGTGATCTCCCGCGCTCGCGCCGGACGAAACCCGGCCTGA
- a CDS encoding YveK family protein gives MTSTRDTEKRPSGGYRSRRVAEPAQPSERGGRVYERWRGEDPTLGELLHIIWGRRWMVLGVISVFLLIAAVYTLSREPAYTAEARLAVESRNDGISGLETEGFAGSAYVEVASDDALVDEAASRSGWSAGSDEFREALDIGYFDRSGGSSGVEVGFTAAEPQMAIQAVNAYTELLAERIPATEPEGAVGTVNEVRLENRAVTASTSGGYRPVFNLLSAGLIGCVVGGGAAFLLDTRTRSWRNARDAEITLHAPVLGTIPDYEAFGTETTDGNGKKPG, from the coding sequence GTGACATCTACTAGGGACACCGAAAAACGACCCTCCGGCGGATACCGGAGCCGCAGGGTCGCGGAGCCGGCCCAACCCTCCGAGAGAGGTGGTCGGGTTTACGAGCGCTGGCGCGGAGAAGACCCCACCCTCGGTGAGCTTCTGCACATAATCTGGGGTCGCAGGTGGATGGTACTCGGTGTGATCTCGGTCTTCCTGCTGATCGCCGCCGTCTATACCCTGTCGCGGGAGCCTGCGTACACGGCGGAGGCGCGTCTTGCGGTGGAGTCAAGGAACGACGGGATCTCTGGTCTCGAAACGGAGGGCTTCGCCGGGTCCGCCTACGTCGAGGTCGCCTCCGACGACGCTCTGGTAGACGAAGCCGCGAGTAGAAGCGGTTGGAGCGCCGGGTCGGACGAGTTCAGAGAGGCGCTGGACATAGGGTACTTCGACCGGAGCGGTGGGAGCTCCGGGGTCGAGGTCGGGTTCACCGCCGCAGAGCCGCAGATGGCGATACAGGCGGTCAACGCCTACACGGAGCTTCTCGCGGAGCGCATCCCGGCCACCGAGCCGGAGGGTGCGGTTGGTACCGTAAACGAGGTGCGTCTGGAGAACCGGGCGGTCACCGCCTCCACGAGCGGAGGATACCGGCCCGTGTTCAACCTTCTGAGCGCCGGGCTGATCGGGTGCGTCGTCGGAGGCGGGGCGGCCTTTCTGCTCGACACCCGGACCCGGAGCTGGCGGAACGCCCGCGATGCGGAGATCACGCTCCACGCGCCGGTGCTCGGAACGATCCCGGACTACGAAGCGTTCGGGACGGAGACCACCGACGGCAACGGAAAGAAACCCGGATAG
- a CDS encoding O-antigen ligase family protein, translating to MLLALMGATAYSMLDRNSFEPTGWMPIAIGVFTAVILTLFVRRYYADVPKVGWILLGALGGLVGVKALSMLWTLSQSDTITEVVRSSMYFAFFLLVLAALSTGRQVAPVVDIATLTVLALTGYGMFQKIYPLEYPVASLDGVRMDSTLGYSNTTATVIAMGFALVLARMSTSSSLLFRGYSAALLCGFATAGYLTVSRGGIFALVIGVALVLVLTDGRLQTLFNLFLVAVPTGWLFFRMQGLPGLLGAGEPDEQRVADGLAFRNDLLIALAGAFVLQAAYSFFYKRYELQPFGKKAIGTAAAALAGVAALLGLVFVFARFGGPGQMLSAMLDTPASQSEDATSRLASLSIGFRADYWAVAWDYWKDNFLTGSGAGTFSMVWLEFRDVDTGVQQVHNLYLEQGVETGIFAFLALLTFSIGLVGYVAWATWSSEGTRRRLLAGLFGAVVIYLVSSTIEWHWYIHPATMFFFIISAVAVKYAAMDSDGYRDFRRPTDYPEGESTEDLKLRLAEESREAKSRST from the coding sequence GTGCTGCTCGCCCTCATGGGGGCAACGGCTTACTCGATGCTGGACAGAAACAGCTTCGAGCCGACGGGCTGGATGCCCATAGCCATCGGGGTCTTTACGGCGGTGATCCTGACGCTCTTTGTCCGGCGGTACTATGCAGACGTGCCGAAGGTCGGCTGGATACTGCTCGGGGCGCTCGGGGGGCTTGTGGGGGTCAAGGCGCTCTCGATGCTCTGGACCCTCAGCCAGTCCGACACCATCACCGAGGTCGTGCGCTCTTCGATGTATTTCGCCTTTTTCCTGCTTGTTCTTGCGGCGCTCTCGACCGGGAGACAGGTCGCCCCGGTAGTGGATATAGCGACGCTCACGGTGCTTGCGTTGACCGGCTACGGGATGTTTCAGAAGATCTACCCGCTCGAGTATCCCGTCGCCTCGCTGGACGGTGTGCGGATGGACTCTACCCTCGGCTACTCGAATACGACGGCGACCGTGATCGCCATGGGCTTCGCCTTGGTGCTGGCCCGGATGAGTACGTCTTCGAGCCTGCTGTTTCGGGGGTACTCAGCCGCGCTCCTGTGCGGTTTCGCGACGGCCGGGTACCTGACCGTCTCGCGGGGTGGGATATTTGCGCTCGTGATCGGGGTCGCGCTTGTTCTGGTGCTTACCGACGGACGGCTCCAGACGCTCTTCAACCTTTTTCTCGTGGCCGTCCCGACGGGCTGGCTTTTCTTCAGGATGCAGGGGCTGCCGGGACTTCTCGGGGCGGGCGAGCCCGACGAGCAGCGCGTGGCCGACGGGCTGGCCTTCCGAAATGACCTTCTTATCGCCCTCGCCGGAGCGTTCGTGCTGCAGGCGGCTTACTCTTTTTTCTACAAAAGATACGAACTCCAGCCGTTCGGAAAAAAAGCCATTGGAACCGCAGCCGCAGCCCTTGCCGGGGTCGCTGCGCTCCTGGGGCTTGTCTTTGTTTTCGCTCGCTTCGGAGGGCCGGGGCAGATGCTCTCCGCGATGCTCGACACCCCGGCTTCCCAGAGCGAAGACGCAACGAGCAGGCTCGCCTCCCTCAGCATCGGGTTCCGGGCGGACTACTGGGCCGTTGCCTGGGACTACTGGAAGGACAACTTCCTGACCGGGAGCGGGGCGGGTACCTTCAGCATGGTCTGGCTGGAGTTTCGTGATGTAGATACCGGGGTGCAGCAGGTCCACAACCTCTACCTCGAGCAGGGCGTCGAGACCGGGATCTTCGCCTTTCTCGCGCTTCTGACCTTCAGCATCGGGCTGGTCGGATATGTGGCGTGGGCCACGTGGTCCTCGGAGGGGACCCGGAGGCGGCTGCTGGCCGGGCTGTTCGGCGCGGTCGTGATCTACCTCGTCTCCTCGACTATAGAATGGCACTGGTATATCCACCCGGCCACGATGTTTTTCTTTATCATCTCGGCGGTCGCCGTGAAGTACGCGGCGATGGATTCGGACGGATACCGTGACTTCAGGCGTCCGACGGACTATCCGGAGGGCGAGTCAACGGAAGACCTGAAGCTGAGGCTGGCCGAAGAGAGCCGGGAGGCGAAGAGTCGAAGTACCTGA
- a CDS encoding NAD-dependent epimerase/dehydratase family protein, whose amino-acid sequence MRVLVTGGAGFIGSHVAEGLVSAGHRVAVVDDLSHGRRENLPEGVEFYKEDIRGGCAGIIDEFRPEAVAHLAAQMDVRRSVAEPDFDAEVNVVGMVRLLQNCALGGVQKFVFSSTGGAIYGEQDEFPATEAHREYPISPYGVSKLSGERYLHYFKAQHGLDYVALRYANVYGPRQDPHGEAGVVAIFCGRLASGETSTINGKGEQTRDYVYGPDVAKANLLALENNVESGAYNIGTGLETSVNRLYRLLREGSGKDLPPEHGPGKPGEQLRSCIDPTLAAEKLGWRPETDLRTGLRETLRYFGAL is encoded by the coding sequence ATGAGGGTACTTGTAACCGGAGGGGCCGGGTTTATAGGTTCACACGTCGCGGAGGGTCTGGTCTCCGCCGGGCACAGGGTCGCGGTGGTGGACGACCTCTCGCATGGCAGGCGCGAGAACCTGCCCGAGGGCGTGGAGTTCTACAAAGAAGATATCCGGGGCGGGTGCGCCGGGATAATAGACGAGTTCCGGCCCGAAGCCGTCGCCCACCTCGCAGCCCAGATGGACGTTCGGCGGTCGGTGGCCGAGCCGGACTTCGACGCCGAGGTGAACGTCGTGGGGATGGTGAGGCTGCTCCAGAACTGCGCCCTTGGCGGCGTGCAGAAGTTCGTGTTCTCCTCGACGGGCGGGGCCATCTACGGTGAGCAGGATGAGTTTCCGGCCACCGAGGCGCACCGGGAGTACCCGATCTCACCCTACGGGGTCTCGAAGCTCTCGGGGGAGAGGTACCTGCATTATTTCAAGGCCCAGCACGGCCTCGACTACGTTGCGTTGCGCTACGCTAACGTCTACGGCCCGAGGCAGGACCCGCACGGCGAGGCCGGGGTGGTCGCCATCTTCTGCGGTAGGCTCGCAAGCGGTGAGACCTCGACCATCAACGGCAAGGGCGAACAGACCCGCGACTACGTCTACGGCCCGGACGTTGCAAAGGCGAACCTTCTAGCCCTGGAAAACAACGTGGAGTCCGGCGCGTACAACATCGGGACGGGCTTGGAGACAAGCGTGAACAGACTCTACAGACTCCTCCGCGAGGGCTCTGGCAAAGACCTCCCGCCCGAACACGGTCCCGGCAAGCCCGGCGAACAGCTTCGGAGCTGCATTGACCCGACGCTCGCGGCCGAGAAGCTCGGCTGGAGGCCCGAGACCGACCTGAGAACCGGCCTCCGGGAGACGCTCCGCTACTTCGGGGCTCTGTAG
- a CDS encoding glycosyltransferase, with protein sequence MNLETGRRLPPVYILSGIRWGFLWQRHQTLATHFARAGYPTVFVETTGLRNPSRLSARSVAFRLLGRPVREPDPGGPSVYSPLVLPPGGKPSRKVNERFLVPRVARDLLGGFGRAPVIVAYPPTKTTLQIISRLSPRLVYYDCSEEYAAMEGVPEDIASTELEMILRADLVSCTSETLLDRISGLRPDAFYLGPGVEYERFAPVGPAEPSLNREAKTVCYFGDVSPERLEVGCLSGIADAGHTVRLVGEVRGGARVLLRHPNVDYRGAIEHRELARNLAGADAIVLPYRESALTAAITPAKLYESLATGLPLISTPLPSLKRYIECGLIYPARKAEEYLGTLGRLAGTENKALVEKRRRTAEYNSWKAVFSRMEGEIWRELAHSRKAGT encoded by the coding sequence ATGAACCTCGAAACCGGGCGGAGACTACCGCCGGTCTACATTCTCTCCGGCATCAGATGGGGTTTTCTCTGGCAGAGGCATCAGACCCTGGCGACCCACTTCGCCCGGGCCGGCTACCCGACGGTCTTTGTCGAGACGACCGGGCTCCGCAACCCGTCCCGTCTCTCTGCGCGGTCGGTCGCTTTCCGGCTTCTCGGCAGACCCGTCAGAGAGCCGGACCCCGGAGGCCCGTCCGTCTACTCGCCGCTTGTTCTGCCGCCGGGGGGAAAGCCGTCTCGGAAGGTGAACGAGCGTTTTCTGGTCCCGAGGGTCGCCCGCGACCTTCTCGGCGGGTTCGGTCGGGCCCCCGTCATCGTCGCCTACCCCCCGACGAAAACGACGCTTCAGATCATCTCCCGCCTCTCACCCCGGCTTGTCTACTATGACTGCTCCGAAGAATACGCCGCGATGGAGGGGGTGCCGGAAGATATAGCGAGCACGGAGCTTGAGATGATCCTCCGCGCCGACCTCGTCTCCTGCACCTCCGAAACGCTTCTCGACCGTATAAGCGGGCTGCGACCGGACGCTTTCTACCTCGGCCCCGGCGTCGAGTACGAACGCTTTGCCCCGGTCGGCCCCGCCGAGCCGTCCCTGAACAGGGAGGCGAAGACGGTCTGCTACTTCGGGGACGTCTCACCCGAAAGGCTGGAGGTCGGCTGTCTGTCAGGCATCGCCGACGCCGGGCACACGGTGCGGCTCGTCGGGGAAGTACGGGGCGGGGCGCGCGTCCTGCTCCGCCACCCGAACGTCGATTACCGGGGGGCTATAGAGCACCGGGAGCTTGCCCGCAACCTCGCCGGAGCGGACGCCATCGTCCTGCCCTACCGGGAGAGCGCCCTGACCGCCGCCATAACCCCGGCTAAACTCTACGAAAGCCTTGCGACGGGCCTGCCCCTGATCTCAACACCGCTCCCGTCGCTGAAAAGGTATATCGAGTGCGGTCTGATCTACCCGGCCCGGAAAGCGGAAGAGTACCTCGGAACTCTCGGACGGCTGGCCGGAACCGAAAACAAAGCTCTGGTAGAGAAGCGCAGGAGAACCGCCGAATACAATTCCTGGAAGGCCGTATTCTCCCGTATGGAAGGTGAAATTTGGCGAGAACTCGCCCACAGCCGCAAGGCAGGAACCTGA